The following proteins are encoded in a genomic region of Actinomadura sp. NAK00032:
- a CDS encoding PLP-dependent cysteine synthase family protein yields MRFDSLLDSLGRTPLVGLPRLSPSEDVRIWAKLEDRNPTGSVKDRPAFYMIEKAEKDGLLTPGCTILEPTSGNTGISLAMVAKLRGYRMVCVMPENTSAERRQLLEMWGAEIISSPAAGGSNEAVRVAKGLAAENPDWVMLYQYGNEANALAHYETTGPEILEDLPTVTHFVAGLGTTGTLMGVGRFLRERVPDVKIVAAEPRYGDLVYGLRNIDEGFIPELYDDSVLTTRFSVTSGDALRRTRELLEQEGIFAGISTGGALHAAIGMAKKAVKAGERADIAFVVADGGWKYLSTGAYGGTLEEAEARLEGQLWA; encoded by the coding sequence ATGCGCTTCGACTCGCTACTGGACTCGCTCGGCCGCACGCCGCTGGTCGGCCTGCCGCGGCTGTCGCCGAGCGAGGACGTCCGGATCTGGGCCAAGCTGGAGGATCGCAACCCCACCGGCTCGGTGAAGGACCGCCCCGCCTTCTACATGATCGAGAAGGCGGAGAAGGACGGGCTGCTGACCCCCGGCTGCACGATCCTGGAGCCGACGTCCGGCAACACCGGGATCTCGCTCGCCATGGTCGCGAAGCTGCGCGGCTACCGGATGGTGTGCGTGATGCCGGAGAACACCTCGGCCGAGCGGCGCCAGCTGCTGGAGATGTGGGGCGCGGAGATCATCTCCTCCCCGGCGGCGGGCGGCTCGAACGAGGCCGTCCGGGTCGCGAAGGGGCTGGCGGCCGAGAACCCCGACTGGGTGATGCTCTACCAGTACGGCAACGAGGCCAACGCGCTCGCGCACTACGAGACGACCGGTCCGGAGATCCTCGAGGACCTGCCGACGGTCACGCACTTCGTCGCCGGGCTCGGCACGACGGGCACGCTGATGGGCGTCGGCCGGTTCCTGCGCGAGCGGGTGCCGGACGTGAAGATCGTCGCGGCGGAGCCCCGGTACGGCGACCTCGTGTACGGGCTGCGCAACATCGACGAGGGCTTCATCCCCGAGCTGTACGACGACTCGGTGCTGACCACCCGCTTCTCCGTCACCTCCGGGGACGCGCTGCGCCGCACCCGCGAGCTGCTGGAGCAGGAGGGCATCTTCGCGGGCATCTCGACCGGCGGCGCGCTGCACGCGGCGATCGGCATGGCGAAGAAGGCGGTGAAGGCCGGTGAGCGGGCCGACATCGCGTTCGTCGTCGCGGACGGGGGCTGGAAGTACCTGTCCACCGGCGCCTACGGCGGCACGCTGGAGGAGGCCGAGGCCCGCCTCGAAGGCCAGCTCTGGGCCTGA
- a CDS encoding MoaD/ThiS family protein — MAIEVRIPTILRNLTDGEKAVEGKGATLDELFSDLDSRHAGLRDRLVDDKGLRKFVNVYLNDEDVRFLSGLETQVADGDNVTILPAVAGG; from the coding sequence ATGGCGATCGAGGTCCGGATCCCGACGATCCTGCGCAACCTGACCGACGGCGAGAAGGCCGTGGAGGGCAAGGGCGCCACGCTGGACGAGCTGTTCAGCGACCTGGACAGCCGGCACGCCGGCCTGCGCGACCGGCTGGTGGACGACAAGGGCCTGCGCAAGTTCGTCAACGTCTACCTGAACGACGAGGACGTGCGCTTCCTCAGCGGGCTGGAGACGCAGGTTGCCGACGGCGACAACGTCACCATCCTGCCCGCCGTGGCCGGCGGCTGA
- a CDS encoding Mov34/MPN/PAD-1 family protein, with translation MLTIERALVEKIIAHARADHPDEACGVIAGPAGSDRPVRYIAMANAERSPTFYRFDSQEQLKVWREMDDRDEEPVVIYHSHTSTEAYPSRTDISYASEPNAHYVLVSTRADDDTEFRSYRIVDGEVTEEEVSVVDSYAG, from the coding sequence ATGCTGACGATCGAGCGCGCCCTCGTGGAGAAGATCATCGCGCACGCGCGCGCCGACCACCCGGACGAGGCGTGCGGCGTCATCGCCGGGCCGGCCGGTTCGGACCGCCCGGTCCGGTACATCGCCATGGCCAACGCCGAGCGGTCGCCGACGTTCTACCGGTTCGACTCCCAGGAGCAGCTGAAGGTGTGGCGGGAGATGGACGACCGGGACGAGGAGCCGGTGGTGATCTACCACTCGCACACCTCCACCGAGGCGTACCCGTCCCGCACGGACATCTCCTACGCGTCCGAGCCGAACGCCCACTACGTGCTCGTGTCGACCCGCGCGGACGACGACACCGAGTTCCGGTCGTACCGGATCGTGGACGGGGAAGTGACCGAAGAAGAGGTCTCCGTCGTCGACTCCTACGCGGGCTGA
- a CDS encoding DUF2017 domain-containing protein, whose translation MTDVSRSGGGVEVRLEAEETALLRALMEQLLALIGDAPGGDDELAAMGIAENATKPDDPVLARLFPDAYRDDGEAAGEFRRYTEMGLRDGKREAAGAVLAALGEEGTDAVLDEEQAQCWLRALNDIRLALGTRLDVTEEWYEEANRMDPLDPRASLFAVYDWLTMLQESLVRVLWEPLR comes from the coding sequence ATGACCGATGTGAGCAGGTCCGGGGGCGGCGTCGAGGTGCGGCTGGAGGCCGAGGAGACGGCGCTGCTGCGCGCCCTGATGGAGCAGCTGCTGGCGCTGATCGGCGACGCCCCCGGCGGCGACGACGAGCTGGCCGCGATGGGCATCGCCGAGAACGCCACCAAGCCGGACGACCCCGTCCTCGCGCGGCTGTTCCCCGACGCCTACCGCGACGACGGCGAGGCCGCGGGGGAGTTCCGCCGCTACACCGAGATGGGGCTGCGGGACGGCAAGCGCGAGGCGGCCGGGGCGGTGCTGGCGGCGCTCGGCGAGGAGGGCACCGACGCCGTCCTCGACGAGGAGCAGGCGCAGTGCTGGCTGCGGGCGCTGAACGACATCCGGCTGGCGCTCGGCACCCGGCTCGACGTGACCGAGGAGTGGTACGAGGAGGCGAACCGGATGGACCCGCTCGACCCGCGCGCCTCGCTGTTCGCCGTCTACGACTGGCTGACGATGCTCCAGGAGAGCCTCGTCCGCGTCCTGTGGGAGCCGCTGCGGTAA
- the clpS gene encoding ATP-dependent Clp protease adapter ClpS: MSTAPAPVELERPDAEEDVSADRPWLAIVWNDPINLMSYVTYVFQTVFGYPKTKAEKLMLDVHHKGRAVVANGTREEMERDVEILHSYGLWATVKRDD, from the coding sequence ATGAGCACGGCGCCCGCACCGGTCGAGCTGGAGCGGCCGGACGCCGAGGAGGACGTGAGCGCAGACCGGCCCTGGCTGGCGATCGTCTGGAACGACCCGATCAATCTGATGTCGTACGTCACCTACGTGTTCCAGACCGTGTTCGGCTACCCGAAGACCAAGGCGGAGAAGCTGATGCTCGACGTGCACCACAAGGGCCGCGCGGTCGTGGCGAACGGCACCCGCGAGGAGATGGAGCGGGACGTGGAGATCCTGCACTCCTACGGGCTGTGGGCGACCGTGAAACGGGACGACTGA
- a CDS encoding nicotinate phosphoribosyltransferase, whose translation MVPAVGLRVPLVDLGDGTALLTDQYELTMLQAALRSGTADRRAVFEVFARSLPAGRRYGVVAGTGRLLDAIEAFRFDAAELDFLTSNGIVDEATAQWLEKYRFSGNVWGYAEGDCYFPDSPVLVVEGTFGEAVLLETVALSILNHDCAIASAASRMVQAAQGRPIIEMGSRRTHERAAVAAARAAYISGFTTTSNLEAGRLYGVPTAGTSAHSFTLLHDSERHAFEAQLASLGGGTTLLVDTYDVERAVRTAVELAGPSLGAVRIDSGDLGVMARRVRDQLDSLGAHDTRVVVTGDLDEYGIAALAAAPVDGYGVGTSLVTGSGAPTASLVYKLVARSDGPAGDAPMRPVAKRSVGKPSRGGRKSAVRRVDGHGVAFAEAVSTGEPAPGPRDRLLHVPLVRDGEIVGREALQEARDRHARAVAELPATALQLSKGEPAVPTEFVHGGP comes from the coding sequence ATGGTGCCCGCAGTCGGGCTTAGGGTTCCACTTGTGGACCTTGGTGACGGCACCGCCCTGCTGACCGACCAGTACGAGCTGACCATGCTGCAGGCCGCGCTCCGCAGCGGGACCGCGGACCGCCGCGCGGTCTTCGAGGTGTTCGCGCGGAGCCTGCCAGCCGGCCGCCGGTACGGGGTCGTCGCGGGCACCGGGCGGCTGCTGGACGCGATCGAGGCGTTCCGGTTCGACGCCGCCGAGCTGGACTTCCTCACGTCCAACGGCATCGTGGACGAGGCGACCGCGCAGTGGCTGGAGAAGTACCGCTTCAGCGGGAACGTCTGGGGTTACGCCGAGGGCGACTGCTACTTCCCCGACTCGCCGGTCCTGGTGGTCGAGGGGACGTTCGGCGAGGCGGTCCTGCTCGAAACGGTCGCGCTGTCGATCCTGAACCACGACTGCGCGATCGCGTCCGCCGCGTCCCGGATGGTGCAGGCCGCGCAGGGCCGCCCCATCATCGAGATGGGGTCGCGCCGCACCCACGAGCGCGCCGCCGTGGCCGCCGCCCGCGCCGCCTACATCTCCGGGTTCACCACCACGTCCAACCTGGAGGCGGGCCGCCTGTACGGCGTGCCCACGGCCGGGACGAGCGCGCACTCGTTCACCCTCCTGCACGACAGCGAGCGGCACGCGTTCGAGGCGCAGCTCGCCTCGCTCGGCGGCGGCACCACGCTGCTGGTCGACACCTACGACGTGGAGCGGGCCGTCCGGACGGCGGTCGAGCTGGCCGGGCCGTCGCTCGGCGCCGTCCGCATCGACAGCGGCGACCTCGGCGTGATGGCGCGCCGCGTCCGCGACCAGCTCGACTCGCTCGGCGCGCACGACACCCGCGTCGTGGTGACCGGCGACCTCGACGAGTACGGCATCGCCGCCCTGGCCGCCGCCCCCGTGGACGGGTACGGGGTCGGGACGTCCCTCGTCACCGGCTCCGGCGCGCCGACCGCGTCCCTGGTCTACAAGCTCGTCGCGCGCTCGGACGGCCCGGCCGGCGACGCGCCCATGCGCCCGGTCGCCAAGCGCTCGGTCGGCAAGCCGAGCCGGGGCGGGCGCAAGTCCGCCGTCCGCCGCGTCGACGGGCACGGCGTCGCGTTCGCCGAGGCCGTGTCCACCGGCGAGCCGGCCCCCGGGCCGCGCGACCGGCTGCTGCACGTCCCGCTCGTCCGGGACGGCGAGATCGTCGGGCGCGAGGCGCTCCAGGAGGCCCGCGACCGCCACGCCCGCGCCGTCGCCGAGCTGCCCGCGACCGCGCTCCAGCTCTCCAAGGGCGAGCCCGCCGTCCCCACCGAGTTCGTCCACGGGGGCCCGTGA
- a CDS encoding isochorismatase family protein produces MGKKALIIVDVQNDFCEGGSLAVAGGADVATAISAHVAGHRSEYAHIVATRDFHLDPGAHFSADPDFVDSWPPHCVIGTPGADFHPNLALAPIEAVFSKGRETAAYSGFEGVSDDETPLADWLAARGVDTVDVAGIATDHCVRATAVDAVRAGLRTTVLLGLTAGVGKTTVDRALDELRAEGAALIGDPVVTA; encoded by the coding sequence ATGGGCAAGAAGGCTCTGATCATCGTGGACGTGCAGAACGACTTCTGCGAGGGCGGGTCGCTGGCCGTGGCCGGCGGCGCGGACGTCGCCACCGCCATCTCCGCGCACGTGGCCGGGCACCGGTCCGAGTACGCGCACATCGTGGCGACCCGCGACTTCCATCTCGACCCCGGCGCCCACTTCTCCGCCGACCCCGACTTCGTCGACTCCTGGCCGCCGCACTGCGTGATCGGCACCCCCGGCGCCGACTTCCACCCCAACCTGGCGCTCGCCCCCATCGAGGCCGTGTTCAGCAAGGGCCGCGAGACCGCCGCCTACAGCGGCTTCGAGGGCGTCTCCGACGATGAGACGCCGCTCGCCGACTGGCTCGCCGCCCGCGGCGTCGACACCGTGGACGTCGCCGGCATCGCCACCGACCACTGCGTCCGCGCCACCGCCGTCGACGCCGTCCGCGCGGGCCTGCGCACCACCGTCCTCCTCGGCCTCACCGCGGGGGTCGGCAAGACGACCGTCGACCGAGCCCTCGACGAGCTGCGCGCCGAGGGCGCCGCCCTGATCGGAGACCCGGTGGTGACCGCCTGA
- a CDS encoding gluconokinase encodes MSTAPPTVIVIAGVSGSGKTTIGTLLAERLGWEYAEADAFHSEANIAKMRAGHPLTDADRAPWLRTIAAWITDRLDTGRPGVVTCSALKRRYRDVLTAGNPDVAMVLLDGDRDLIAARMKARKGHFFKATLLDTQFADLELPAPDEDVFTAPITGTPEETVEHIIKALSLNTAPR; translated from the coding sequence ATGAGCACCGCACCCCCCACTGTGATCGTCATCGCCGGTGTGTCCGGCAGCGGCAAGACCACCATCGGAACCCTCCTCGCCGAGCGCCTCGGCTGGGAGTACGCCGAGGCCGACGCCTTCCACTCCGAGGCCAACATCGCCAAGATGCGCGCGGGCCACCCCCTGACGGACGCCGACCGCGCCCCCTGGCTGCGCACCATCGCCGCCTGGATCACCGACCGCCTCGACACCGGCCGCCCCGGCGTCGTCACCTGCTCCGCCCTGAAGCGCAGGTACCGCGACGTGCTCACGGCCGGGAACCCCGACGTGGCGATGGTCCTGCTGGACGGCGACCGCGACCTCATCGCCGCCCGCATGAAGGCGCGCAAGGGCCACTTCTTCAAGGCGACCCTCCTCGACACACAGTTCGCCGACCTCGAACTCCCCGCTCCCGACGAGGACGTCTTCACTGCGCCGATCACCGGCACCCCGGAAGAAACGGTCGAGCACATCATCAAGGCGCTGAGCCTGAACACCGCTCCCCGCTGA
- a CDS encoding FtsX-like permease family protein yields the protein MWLIARRSLAEGRLRLAATLLAALGSIALIAGSLQFALRAQEAVAGSDASEYFRADVLVQGGTPDPGDPNAPPDGRVRLDRVASRPGVAAAAGDASVAVTATGSDGRAIAAAAEGRTLLRPWVSDPKLAPYKLEKGRAPTTDGEVAVVQYMTRAGKAGVGDTLTLTLPRETRRVKVTGVVTVQGRDAVAAGNLVLAPPETVRRAAMLPPGTWQSVWLKAAPGMSGERLRGELARDLGNGATVRTAASVRDAQAAAAAGEGASVAGVIGGLSLVAVFVGLFTVANTFGTLVRQRTRRLALLGAIGATPRQLGLLIRLEALALGAVAAVGGVAAGFPLAAVIIRLFARDGFDVSATGPRFGWVALGVPAAAGLLVTQLAAWRAARRAAGVSPVQALRGTATEPPERHRPRLLAALALFAGAGFWWAVATAIRVSDPPGQDRTFGVALMVLFGSMLAMTALTVLTPLFVAPLGGLVGRAGRLLGGETARLAHATITRSPRRVSAAASSLTLGVALVASVALVAQSVNDRFAEAGRQVMAAEHAVTATARTAEGAPAPLARDVADKVADAPGATRATALTQTEVGLVSPPSPDDDPEPFRFLVSGAEQTGLRDLLRLGGAPPALGPGEIAVASTVMKERGLRPGQEITVRAARGRVALTVADAYHDPSHLFAEQALVAPATMDGLDPNAATRAVLVRGGSSEALARAVADVPGVRVLDRDAYVDAASSSLTRPLRATYTFIGMALLLALFGMATTVSMGVAERTREFGLLGAVGATVRQIRAIVRWEAATVVVLGTALGLAIALGTLTLLHVTTGSSFLRPDPPWWLFPIVAAGATAATLATSALPARRAAAVPVLEAAKAD from the coding sequence ATGTGGCTCATCGCGCGCCGTTCGCTCGCCGAGGGGCGGTTGCGGCTGGCCGCGACCCTGCTGGCGGCGCTGGGGTCGATCGCGCTCATCGCGGGCTCGCTGCAGTTCGCGCTGCGCGCCCAGGAGGCGGTCGCGGGCAGCGACGCCAGCGAGTACTTCCGCGCCGACGTGCTCGTACAGGGCGGGACGCCGGACCCCGGCGACCCGAACGCGCCGCCGGACGGCCGCGTCCGGCTGGACCGGGTCGCGTCCCGGCCCGGTGTGGCGGCCGCCGCGGGCGACGCCTCGGTGGCGGTCACTGCCACCGGTTCCGACGGACGGGCGATCGCAGCGGCGGCCGAGGGCCGGACGCTGCTGCGCCCCTGGGTGTCCGATCCGAAACTGGCCCCCTACAAGCTGGAGAAGGGGCGCGCTCCGACCACCGACGGCGAGGTGGCGGTCGTCCAGTACATGACCCGCGCAGGCAAGGCCGGCGTCGGCGACACCCTGACCCTGACGCTGCCCCGCGAGACGCGCCGGGTGAAGGTCACCGGGGTCGTCACCGTCCAAGGCCGGGACGCGGTGGCGGCCGGGAACCTCGTGCTGGCCCCGCCCGAGACCGTGCGGCGCGCCGCGATGCTGCCTCCGGGCACGTGGCAGAGCGTCTGGCTGAAGGCCGCCCCGGGCATGTCCGGCGAGCGGCTGCGCGGCGAGCTGGCCCGGGACCTCGGCAACGGCGCCACCGTGCGCACCGCCGCGTCCGTCCGGGACGCGCAGGCCGCCGCCGCGGCGGGCGAGGGCGCCTCGGTCGCCGGCGTCATCGGCGGGCTCTCCCTGGTGGCGGTCTTCGTCGGCCTGTTCACGGTGGCCAACACGTTCGGCACGCTGGTGCGGCAGCGGACGCGGCGGCTGGCGCTGCTCGGCGCGATCGGCGCCACACCACGGCAACTCGGACTGCTGATCCGGCTGGAGGCGCTGGCGCTGGGCGCGGTCGCGGCGGTGGGCGGCGTGGCCGCGGGCTTCCCGCTGGCCGCGGTCATCATCCGGTTGTTCGCCCGGGACGGCTTCGACGTCTCCGCCACCGGTCCCCGGTTCGGCTGGGTCGCGCTGGGCGTCCCGGCCGCCGCCGGCCTCCTGGTCACCCAGCTGGCCGCGTGGCGGGCGGCGCGCCGCGCCGCCGGCGTCTCCCCCGTCCAGGCGCTGCGCGGCACCGCCACCGAGCCCCCGGAACGGCACCGGCCCCGCCTCCTCGCAGCGCTCGCCCTCTTCGCCGGCGCGGGCTTCTGGTGGGCGGTGGCGACCGCGATCCGCGTCAGCGATCCCCCCGGCCAGGACCGCACGTTCGGCGTCGCCTTGATGGTCCTGTTCGGCTCGATGCTCGCCATGACCGCCCTGACCGTCCTCACCCCGCTCTTCGTCGCACCCCTGGGCGGGCTGGTCGGACGCGCCGGGAGGCTGCTCGGCGGCGAGACCGCGCGGCTCGCGCACGCCACCATCACCCGCAGCCCCCGCCGGGTCTCGGCCGCCGCGTCGTCGCTGACGCTGGGCGTCGCGCTGGTCGCCTCGGTGGCGCTGGTCGCGCAGTCGGTGAACGACCGGTTCGCGGAGGCGGGACGGCAGGTCATGGCGGCCGAGCACGCCGTCACCGCCACCGCCAGGACGGCCGAGGGCGCGCCCGCGCCGCTCGCCCGCGACGTGGCGGACAAGGTGGCGGACGCACCAGGCGCGACCCGCGCGACCGCCCTCACCCAGACCGAGGTCGGTCTCGTGTCACCACCGTCCCCCGACGACGACCCCGAACCGTTCCGCTTCCTGGTCAGCGGCGCCGAGCAGACCGGGCTGCGCGACCTGCTGCGCCTCGGCGGCGCCCCGCCCGCGCTGGGCCCCGGGGAGATCGCCGTCGCGTCGACCGTCATGAAGGAGCGGGGGCTGCGGCCCGGCCAGGAGATCACCGTGCGGGCCGCCCGCGGCCGGGTCGCGCTCACGGTGGCGGACGCCTACCACGACCCCTCCCACCTGTTCGCCGAACAGGCGCTCGTCGCTCCGGCGACGATGGACGGGCTCGACCCCAACGCGGCGACCCGGGCCGTCCTGGTGCGGGGCGGCTCGTCCGAGGCACTGGCGCGGGCCGTGGCGGACGTGCCCGGCGTCCGGGTCCTCGACCGCGACGCGTACGTGGACGCCGCGTCGTCCTCCCTCACCCGGCCGCTGCGGGCGACCTACACCTTCATCGGCATGGCCCTGCTGCTGGCGCTGTTCGGGATGGCGACCACGGTGTCGATGGGCGTCGCGGAACGCACCCGCGAGTTCGGGCTGCTCGGCGCCGTCGGCGCCACGGTGCGGCAGATCCGCGCGATCGTCCGCTGGGAGGCGGCCACCGTCGTCGTCCTCGGGACCGCCCTCGGCCTCGCGATCGCCCTGGGCACGCTGACCCTGCTGCACGTGACCACCGGCAGCTCCTTCCTGCGCCCGGACCCGCCGTGGTGGCTGTTCCCGATCGTGGCGGCGGGCGCAACGGCGGCGACGCTGGCGACCTCGGCACTCCCCGCCCGCCGGGCCGCCGCGGTCCCCGTCCTGGAAGCCGCCAAGGCCGACTGA
- a CDS encoding APC family permease: MPPRSGPADAPGRLARRLGTGDAVMIGLGSMIGAGVFAAFGPAARAAGAGLLVGLVIAAVIAYCNAVASAQLAAAYPTSGGTYVYGRERLGPWWGFTAGWGFVVGKTASCAAMALTFATYAVPGPGWAQRLVAVAGVLGPAALNYRGVTKTALLTRVLVGTSLTALAVLVAGIVAGVASGGGAGTEGWTDLGSGGAYGILQAAGLLFFAFAGYARIATMGEEVRDPRRTIPRAILIALFIAVVVYLAVGAAVLLAAGPQRLAGAAAPLAAAVEAAGAGGLAPVVRAGGALAALGALLALIAGVGRTALAMARQGDLPRGLAAVHPRHRVPHRAEVALAVVVGVLAATVDLRGVIGFSSFGVLVYYAIANVSAFTQPASDRRRPRALNVLGAAGCLTLVATLPWTSVLAGVAMFAAGLAGRWLVLRHRSRAVRSG; this comes from the coding sequence GTGCCGCCTCGTTCAGGCCCCGCGGACGCGCCCGGACGGCTCGCGCGGCGGCTCGGGACCGGCGACGCGGTGATGATCGGGCTCGGGTCGATGATCGGCGCGGGCGTGTTCGCCGCGTTCGGCCCCGCCGCGCGCGCCGCCGGGGCGGGCCTGCTGGTCGGGCTGGTGATCGCCGCGGTGATCGCGTACTGCAACGCGGTCGCCTCCGCGCAGCTCGCGGCGGCCTACCCGACCTCCGGCGGTACCTACGTCTACGGCCGCGAGCGCCTCGGCCCGTGGTGGGGCTTCACGGCCGGGTGGGGTTTCGTGGTGGGCAAGACGGCCTCCTGCGCCGCGATGGCGCTCACCTTCGCCACCTACGCCGTGCCGGGCCCCGGCTGGGCGCAGCGCCTCGTCGCGGTCGCGGGCGTGCTGGGGCCGGCCGCGCTCAACTACCGCGGCGTCACCAAGACCGCCCTGCTCACCCGCGTGCTCGTCGGCACCAGCCTCACCGCGCTGGCCGTGCTCGTCGCGGGCATCGTGGCGGGCGTCGCGTCCGGCGGCGGCGCGGGGACCGAGGGCTGGACGGATCTCGGGTCGGGCGGCGCCTACGGCATCCTTCAGGCCGCCGGGCTGCTGTTCTTCGCGTTCGCCGGGTACGCCCGCATCGCCACCATGGGCGAGGAGGTGCGCGACCCCCGCCGCACGATCCCGCGCGCGATCCTGATCGCGCTGTTCATCGCCGTCGTGGTCTACCTGGCGGTCGGGGCCGCCGTGCTGCTGGCCGCCGGCCCGCAGCGGCTCGCCGGGGCGGCCGCGCCGCTGGCCGCCGCGGTCGAGGCGGCGGGCGCCGGCGGGCTGGCGCCGGTGGTGCGAGCGGGTGGAGCGCTGGCGGCGCTCGGCGCGCTGCTCGCCCTGATCGCCGGGGTCGGACGCACCGCCCTGGCGATGGCCCGCCAGGGCGACCTGCCGCGCGGGCTCGCCGCCGTCCACCCCCGGCACCGGGTTCCGCACCGCGCCGAGGTCGCGCTGGCGGTCGTGGTCGGCGTCCTGGCCGCCACCGTCGACCTGCGCGGTGTGATCGGGTTCTCCTCGTTCGGCGTCCTGGTCTACTACGCGATCGCGAACGTCTCCGCGTTCACCCAGCCCGCGTCCGACCGGCGCCGGCCGCGCGCCCTCAACGTGCTCGGCGCCGCCGGATGCCTGACCTTGGTCGCCACCCTTCCGTGGACGTCCGTCCTCGCGGGCGTGGCCATGTTCGCCGCCGGCCTGGCGGGCCGGTGGCTGGTGCTGCGCCACCGGTCGCGCGCCGTCCGTTCCGGCTGA
- a CDS encoding ArsR family transcriptional regulator gives MASPSQATPAFLRLAAHPLRWRLLTELAIGDLRVRELTALVRAPQNLVSYHLRLLRDGGLVTATRSSFDGRDSYYRLDLDRCAHALADTGTALHPALRRTAAPDAPQDWPRLDVLFVCTGNSARSPIAEALLRHRTAGRVTVTSAGSRPKPDLDPRAVDVLRDRYGIDLAGRRPRDLKTLRGRRFDYAITLCDKAREVCPEFGDRSRRVHWSVPDPSAARDGDRGAFERAAADIDARVRQLLPVLAETTEAHP, from the coding sequence ATGGCCTCGCCGAGTCAAGCCACCCCGGCGTTCCTGCGCCTCGCCGCGCACCCGCTGCGGTGGCGGTTGCTGACCGAGCTCGCGATCGGGGATCTGCGGGTCCGCGAGCTCACGGCGCTGGTGCGGGCCCCGCAGAACCTCGTCTCCTACCACCTGCGGCTGCTGCGCGACGGCGGCCTGGTCACCGCCACTCGCAGCAGCTTCGACGGACGCGACAGCTACTACCGGCTCGACCTCGACCGCTGCGCCCACGCCCTCGCCGACACCGGGACCGCCCTGCACCCGGCACTGCGCCGCACCGCAGCGCCGGACGCCCCGCAGGACTGGCCCCGGCTGGACGTGCTGTTCGTCTGCACCGGCAACAGTGCCCGCTCACCGATCGCCGAAGCGCTCCTGCGCCACCGCACCGCCGGACGCGTGACCGTGACCAGTGCGGGCAGCCGACCGAAGCCGGACCTCGACCCGCGGGCGGTGGACGTCCTGCGCGACCGCTACGGCATCGACCTCGCCGGCCGGCGCCCCCGCGACCTGAAGACCCTGCGCGGCCGACGGTTCGACTACGCGATCACGCTCTGCGACAAGGCCCGCGAGGTCTGCCCGGAGTTCGGCGACCGGTCCCGGCGCGTCCACTGGAGCGTCCCCGATCCGTCCGCGGCTCGCGACGGCGACCGCGGCGCGTTCGAGCGCGCGGCGGCCGACATCGACGCCCGCGTCCGCCAACTGCTCCCCGTCCTCGCTGAGACAACGGAGGCTCACCCATGA
- a CDS encoding VOC family protein translates to MNTPDQYAGVRYLVDDVQAAVDFYTAHLGFTLDTAAGPAFADVRRGPLRLLLSGPASSGARATPADAAAPGRNRVHLTVDDLDAEIARLRAAGLAFRGDVVSGPGGRQILLTDPAGNLIELFQPAQPARERA, encoded by the coding sequence ATGAACACGCCCGACCAGTACGCCGGCGTCCGCTACCTCGTCGACGACGTCCAGGCGGCCGTCGACTTCTACACCGCCCACCTCGGCTTCACCCTCGACACCGCCGCCGGCCCGGCCTTCGCCGACGTCCGGCGCGGGCCGCTGCGGCTGCTGCTGTCCGGCCCCGCCAGCTCCGGCGCCCGCGCCACTCCGGCCGACGCCGCCGCCCCGGGCCGCAACCGCGTCCACCTCACCGTCGACGACCTGGACGCCGAGATCGCGCGGCTGCGCGCCGCCGGCCTGGCGTTCCGCGGCGACGTGGTCAGCGGACCGGGCGGGCGGCAGATCCTGCTCACCGACCCGGCCGGCAACCTGATCGAACTCTTCCAGCCCGCGCAGCCCGCCCGAGAGCGCGCCTGA